Proteins found in one Candidatus Omnitrophota bacterium genomic segment:
- a CDS encoding tetratricopeptide repeat protein, producing MLFRRLALFIIISFLGISAAFCQNLAWEDLSKQSWESAKKGNFPEAIDVAIKALNVATERYGPRHNNVIISLNQIASIYKAHERYREAEPFLKKALAVRALLVSDPISREDYADIYTAMKNLYDIYKLQNKLARAGKVLNRAIMIEEKFAFRNNSGVESDIRELISIYEAQDKPQRTEPLYKKLMELEEKRYGAHSAEVTNTMNNLASAYRAMKKYSQAEPLLRSVIESAESVHDGPASQNLPTYLNNLGTVYFYQGKLAEAEPLFKRALDIDEKALGAASPDIVTDLNNIATLYSYQKKYQEAEELYNRVLDINEKAYGADSAKLIKYMNNIAAILTYQKKYNDAEGLYKKTLEISEKSLGPDHSTTAIALNNLAFVYEAREEYAEAERLYSRSALICEKDLDKNYSTMKTAINNLVAIYKIQNRTPEAEQALRRLIAAREGAKKKDNSDSIPAIKELIALYASQNNFKMMEDSYLKLILMEANVFGPESAELINTMNELAGIYRSRKKMSEAEPLLKRVVAIAQDVEGLPGSSLSIYLNNLGASYFYQGKFAEAEPILKKALVLDEKALGKDSSEMITPLNNLATVYSYQKKYREAEALYNRVLEISKKTLGPENIGTSSALNNLAYLYESEENYDEAAKFYNSAVEICEKDMKGNYSELKYSLNGLANIYRSQGKYEDAESYLKKILAIEEKVAGAQSADLADTLNSLARLYRAQGRYSEAEAALKNAIEIGEKALGANSPSMKPYLNNLATVYFYQKRYDDAEPLLEKVLDIDEQSTGMDSAGLIKDLNNLAAVYSSQKKFGDAELLYARAAYICQNFSNDPRELSSVLENMANMYELSDDSGRADTLRKQSEAITAKIATPQ from the coding sequence ATGTTATTTAGAAGACTTGCTTTATTTATAATTATATCCTTTCTGGGAATTTCGGCGGCATTCTGCCAGAACCTTGCATGGGAAGATCTCAGTAAACAATCATGGGAGTCCGCTAAAAAGGGTAATTTCCCGGAAGCCATTGATGTCGCGATCAAAGCGCTGAATGTCGCCACCGAGCGGTATGGCCCGCGGCATAATAACGTCATAATATCCCTGAACCAGATAGCGTCTATATATAAGGCGCACGAAAGATACAGGGAGGCGGAACCGTTTTTAAAGAAAGCGCTCGCCGTGAGAGCTCTTTTGGTAAGTGACCCTATTTCTAGAGAGGATTACGCGGACATATATACGGCCATGAAGAACCTTTACGATATATATAAACTTCAGAATAAATTAGCGCGGGCGGGAAAAGTTTTGAATCGCGCTATAATGATCGAAGAGAAGTTCGCGTTCAGGAACAATTCCGGCGTTGAATCGGACATAAGAGAGCTGATATCCATATATGAGGCTCAGGATAAGCCGCAGAGGACAGAGCCTCTATATAAGAAGCTGATGGAGCTGGAAGAGAAACGGTATGGCGCTCATAGCGCCGAGGTCACCAATACGATGAATAATCTGGCTTCCGCTTACAGGGCCATGAAAAAATATTCGCAAGCCGAACCGCTTCTCAGGTCCGTAATAGAATCGGCCGAGAGTGTTCACGACGGCCCCGCCAGCCAGAATCTCCCGACATATCTTAATAACCTCGGGACAGTCTATTTCTATCAGGGGAAACTTGCCGAAGCGGAACCGCTTTTTAAGAGAGCGCTTGATATAGATGAGAAGGCCCTGGGAGCAGCTTCACCCGACATCGTCACAGACCTGAATAACATTGCCACTCTTTATTCATATCAAAAAAAATATCAGGAAGCGGAAGAGCTTTATAACAGAGTCCTCGATATAAATGAGAAGGCGTACGGCGCCGACAGCGCCAAACTGATAAAATATATGAATAATATCGCGGCGATATTAACGTACCAGAAGAAATATAATGACGCGGAAGGTCTTTATAAGAAAACGCTGGAGATAAGCGAGAAGTCGTTAGGGCCCGATCATTCCACCACAGCCATAGCTCTAAATAATCTGGCGTTTGTGTATGAAGCCAGAGAAGAATACGCCGAGGCCGAAAGGCTTTATTCCAGATCGGCCCTGATATGCGAGAAGGACCTCGATAAAAATTACTCTACGATGAAGACAGCTATTAATAACCTCGTCGCTATCTACAAGATCCAGAACAGGACGCCCGAGGCCGAACAGGCTCTGCGCAGATTGATCGCCGCGCGCGAAGGCGCTAAAAAAAAAGATAATTCCGATTCCATCCCTGCCATAAAAGAGCTGATCGCGTTATACGCCTCCCAAAATAATTTTAAGATGATGGAAGACAGCTACCTGAAACTTATACTTATGGAAGCGAATGTCTTTGGCCCCGAAAGCGCGGAGCTTATTAACACAATGAACGAGTTGGCGGGTATTTACAGGAGCCGGAAAAAAATGTCCGAGGCGGAACCGCTGCTTAAAAGGGTGGTGGCGATAGCTCAAGACGTCGAAGGGCTGCCAGGGTCGAGCCTCTCAATCTATCTTAATAACCTCGGCGCTTCATATTTTTATCAGGGCAAATTCGCTGAAGCCGAGCCCATTCTTAAAAAAGCGCTTGTCCTGGACGAAAAAGCGCTGGGCAAAGACAGCTCCGAGATGATAACGCCTCTCAATAACCTTGCCACCGTGTATTCCTATCAGAAGAAATACAGAGAAGCGGAAGCTCTTTACAATAGGGTTCTTGAGATATCCAAAAAGACGTTAGGCCCGGAGAACATCGGCACAAGCTCAGCGCTCAATAATCTGGCCTATCTTTATGAGTCGGAGGAAAATTACGACGAAGCTGCGAAGTTTTATAACAGTGCCGTAGAGATATGCGAAAAAGACATGAAGGGCAATTATTCCGAACTTAAGTATTCGCTCAACGGCCTCGCCAACATTTACAGAAGCCAGGGCAAATATGAAGATGCCGAATCGTATTTGAAGAAAATCCTCGCGATAGAGGAAAAGGTCGCGGGAGCCCAGAGCGCGGATCTAGCGGATACGTTGAATTCTCTCGCCAGGCTTTACAGGGCGCAGGGGCGTTATTCGGAAGCGGAGGCTGCGCTCAAGAACGCTATAGAGATAGGCGAAAAGGCCCTGGGGGCGAATAGCCCGTCCATGAAACCTTACCTGAACAATCTTGCTACAGTATATTTTTATCAGAAAAGGTATGATGACGCGGAGCCGCTCCTTGAAAAGGTCCTTGATATAGATGAACAGTCAACGGGCATGGACAGCGCCGGCCTTATAAAAGACCTGAATAATCTGGCGGCGGTGTATTCGAGCCAGAAAAAATTCGGAGACGCCGAGTTACTTTACGCAAGGGCGGCATATATATGCCAGAATTTCAGCAATGACCCGAGAGAGCTTTCCAGCGTGCTCGAAAACATGGCCAATATGTACGAGCTGAGCGATGATTCAGGAAGAGCTGATACATTACGGAAGCAATCCGAAGCAATAACCGCAAAAATAGCAACTCCGCAGTAA
- a CDS encoding septal ring lytic transglycosylase RlpA family protein, producing MDKIKLSISILLIVAVASSLGFAEIFETGIASYYSYECAKSPMANGKPFDPEKRTCASWFYDFGTVLSVQSLDTGRSTYVVVTDRGPNKRLVKKGRVIDLSKRAFEDICDLKKGFTRVIITVKTRL from the coding sequence ATGGATAAAATAAAATTATCGATTTCCATATTATTGATAGTAGCCGTCGCAAGCTCCCTGGGCTTTGCGGAAATATTTGAGACGGGTATTGCGAGTTATTACTCTTATGAATGCGCGAAATCTCCCATGGCAAATGGTAAGCCATTCGATCCGGAGAAGAGGACATGCGCGAGCTGGTTTTACGATTTTGGGACGGTGTTATCCGTGCAAAGCCTCGATACCGGACGCTCTACGTATGTTGTTGTGACAGACCGCGGGCCGAATAAAAGGCTTGTGAAAAAAGGAAGAGTGATAGACTTATCAAAGAGAGCATTCGAAGATATCTGCGATTTAAAGAAAGGTTTTACACGAGTTATCATCACTGTAAAGACCCGCCTATAG
- a CDS encoding ROK family protein produces MKIERNYFFTCQELNDKEKRNLLIYDLIRKKGVISRAEITKATGINAVSVSNYVNNFIEKKMVLEKGFDVSSGGRKPELVELDSESNYVIGINIGKANIRSVVADIGLSVKARKQVSRPSDRGMSGEIVKLIEEIIRDSKISASNIKAIGLGVSAAKFDQAAGVIKKETGIDAYAGPSAVCAAFAEKRFNKAAENFENMLYIYSDVGEGVMTRGEAYLSASEDAELLDGKLRYLRPWDDYLSIVESAKREVARGVGTKIVSLASGRMDNITKEVVVAAAKADDEVALNIAFGVGINLGLRIAYLINLFTPEVIVIGDGLQDTGDIIFMPLKKMIERLSYRNNMKNLKIILGAFGEDAPEIGAASLAVREIFLKA; encoded by the coding sequence ATGAAAATAGAGAGAAATTATTTTTTCACCTGTCAAGAGCTGAATGACAAAGAAAAAAGGAATTTGTTAATATACGACTTGATAAGAAAAAAAGGCGTGATATCCCGGGCGGAGATTACTAAAGCCACCGGGATAAACGCGGTATCGGTCTCCAATTACGTAAATAATTTTATTGAAAAGAAGATGGTTCTCGAAAAAGGATTTGATGTATCCTCCGGCGGAAGAAAGCCGGAACTCGTTGAGCTCGATTCCGAATCGAACTACGTTATAGGTATAAATATCGGTAAGGCTAATATACGGAGCGTGGTCGCGGATATCGGATTAAGCGTGAAAGCCAGGAAGCAGGTTTCCAGGCCATCGGACCGGGGAATGTCCGGAGAGATCGTTAAATTAATAGAAGAGATCATCCGCGATTCCAAGATCAGCGCTTCAAATATAAAAGCTATAGGACTGGGCGTATCGGCCGCAAAATTTGATCAGGCCGCCGGCGTAATCAAAAAAGAGACCGGCATAGACGCGTATGCAGGTCCTTCCGCTGTGTGCGCGGCTTTCGCGGAGAAGCGCTTTAATAAGGCCGCGGAAAACTTCGAGAATATGTTATATATATATTCGGACGTCGGCGAAGGCGTTATGACGCGCGGCGAAGCGTATCTGAGCGCGTCGGAAGATGCGGAGCTTTTGGACGGGAAGCTCAGGTACTTAAGGCCATGGGATGATTATTTAAGCATAGTGGAGAGCGCGAAGCGCGAAGTGGCCAGAGGCGTGGGGACCAAAATCGTGAGCCTGGCCAGCGGAAGAATGGATAACATAACAAAAGAAGTAGTAGTAGCTGCCGCGAAAGCCGATGACGAAGTCGCGCTTAACATAGCGTTCGGCGTCGGTATAAACCTGGGACTAAGGATAGCGTATCTAATCAATCTTTTCACCCCCGAAGTTATAGTGATAGGGGACGGCCTCCAGGATACCGGCGATATAATATTCATGCCGCTCAAAAAGATGATAGAGCGGCTATCTTATAGAAACAATATGAAAAATCTGAAGATAATATTGGGCGCTTTCGGTGAAGACGCGCCTGAAATCGGAGCGGCATCGCTCGCTGTCAGAGAAATATTTCTTAAAGCGTAA
- a CDS encoding TolC family protein, with protein MPIFKHAVKIIISATLIFGLSAWSTVFASQLGSKEELNLDLNPVVPEAETSEPKAPAKTTPQPTIVKKAPAPIPELPKKEIAEQKPDMNKAAVAPVVSPKAPVVAPKTPAVAPKAMPKDTVKKAEPVAPQTIKTQPIKVTEKSAEEMKPPEVKKPVESKVEIIKPPKISKVSRKPYEKGSGIVNKWFGLETGVEKMGSPRGVNPQINPVPSFGDVFTLDDCISIAIKNDIPLQVSEKSVKLAQMRIIEARRNMLPSVTVAFEPYTGKVNERNYIGRKQYIEGKQPLYHGGELYYTLKQAETNLEITKTEGDKIKNELVLQVKKAYYTLAKTEDNLRMQTELSGEVERIFQMVNDQYDANVASKLELLNVSSQASQVKFQFASAEGDVSVAELILKQAMNIDPEIKINVKPKLAFNRVKVRYEDALTAAFMNRPEVKTNLLMIEYYTYGKKIAASKSLPKVDLMGSWGYAKEYFTPLDNAWADTGFPGQTPIYPEQKLEEQWYAGVKASVPFWGSTAEYSFTKEQWTPVISAYQGTEATTNSYKLKLFDNLAMYSDKQLSEVDFDRARQELNKIKQDVTLEVKEQCFNYQKALIQLDTASNKVRYQENDFEFTKTKRSLDEAPDSGVIESMIKLFQERFGYVQALADCHTAIASINKAIGIEDYFKDE; from the coding sequence ATGCCCATATTTAAACACGCGGTAAAGATCATAATATCAGCCACACTTATTTTCGGCTTATCGGCCTGGAGCACCGTTTTCGCGAGCCAGCTTGGTTCTAAAGAAGAACTTAATCTGGACCTTAATCCCGTCGTGCCTGAGGCCGAGACCTCTGAACCGAAGGCTCCCGCAAAAACAACTCCACAGCCTACAATTGTAAAAAAGGCCCCCGCGCCGATCCCTGAGCTTCCCAAAAAAGAGATTGCCGAACAGAAGCCGGACATGAATAAAGCCGCCGTGGCGCCTGTAGTGTCGCCGAAAGCGCCAGTGGTTGCGCCAAAAACACCGGCAGTCGCGCCGAAAGCAATGCCGAAAGATACGGTGAAGAAGGCCGAGCCTGTCGCGCCGCAGACAATAAAAACTCAGCCGATAAAAGTGACAGAGAAAAGCGCTGAAGAGATGAAGCCGCCGGAAGTGAAGAAGCCGGTAGAGAGTAAAGTCGAGATCATAAAGCCTCCCAAAATAAGTAAAGTAAGCAGGAAGCCTTATGAGAAGGGATCGGGAATTGTCAATAAATGGTTTGGCCTCGAAACCGGAGTGGAAAAGATGGGCTCGCCCCGCGGCGTCAATCCGCAGATAAATCCGGTTCCGAGCTTCGGCGACGTATTTACTCTTGACGATTGTATAAGCATCGCGATAAAGAATGACATCCCTTTACAGGTATCGGAGAAGAGCGTAAAGCTCGCGCAGATGAGAATTATTGAGGCCCGGCGCAATATGCTGCCTTCGGTCACCGTAGCCTTTGAGCCATACACCGGAAAAGTCAATGAACGGAACTATATAGGGAGAAAACAGTACATAGAGGGCAAACAGCCGCTCTACCACGGCGGTGAATTATACTACACTTTAAAACAGGCAGAGACAAACCTTGAGATAACGAAGACCGAAGGGGATAAGATAAAAAATGAGCTCGTGCTCCAGGTCAAAAAGGCTTACTATACTCTCGCGAAGACGGAGGATAACCTGCGTATGCAGACAGAGCTCTCCGGCGAAGTCGAACGTATTTTCCAAATGGTCAACGACCAGTATGATGCCAATGTCGCTTCCAAACTGGAGCTTCTTAATGTGAGCTCGCAGGCAAGCCAGGTCAAATTTCAATTCGCTTCCGCGGAAGGCGATGTCTCTGTGGCGGAATTGATATTAAAGCAGGCGATGAATATAGATCCGGAAATAAAGATAAACGTGAAACCAAAACTCGCGTTTAATAGAGTAAAAGTGAGATATGAAGACGCGCTGACGGCAGCTTTTATGAACAGGCCGGAGGTGAAGACCAACCTGCTGATGATAGAATATTATACTTACGGCAAAAAGATAGCCGCATCCAAGAGCCTGCCAAAAGTAGATCTTATGGGAAGCTGGGGCTACGCGAAGGAATATTTTACACCACTGGATAACGCGTGGGCCGATACAGGTTTTCCCGGACAGACCCCTATATATCCGGAGCAGAAGCTCGAAGAGCAGTGGTACGCCGGAGTAAAGGCATCGGTTCCGTTCTGGGGATCCACCGCGGAATATTCCTTTACCAAAGAACAGTGGACTCCGGTGATAAGCGCGTACCAGGGGACAGAGGCCACCACAAATTCTTATAAACTGAAGCTCTTCGACAATCTCGCCATGTACTCCGATAAACAGCTCTCGGAAGTAGACTTTGACAGGGCAAGACAGGAACTTAACAAGATAAAGCAGGATGTCACTCTCGAGGTGAAAGAACAGTGTTTCAATTACCAGAAAGCGCTTATACAGCTCGATACGGCTTCCAATAAAGTAAGGTACCAGGAAAATGACTTCGAATTTACGAAAACGAAACGCTCGCTCGATGAGGCGCCGGACTCCGGCGTCATAGAGAGCATGATAAAGCTTTTTCAGGAGAGATTCGGGTATGTGCAGGCTTTAGCGGATTGTCATACGGCCATAGCAAGTATAAATAAAGCGATCGGCATCGAAGATTATTTTAAGGATGAATAA
- a CDS encoding efflux RND transporter periplasmic adaptor subunit has protein sequence MDIKNKKKFLFIAIVAVVAVVILVRTTGNIQKAIFKKKPSAAGKVPAVSFEEEVTPVKVYKVRRMDFKDTLPAIGNIKGFKEVDLRFQAAGVIESMNFEEGEKIQEGDIIASVVQKDALLKLKYAEVELNKNKRLFEIGAISPLKMEQAKLEYESAKSDLDKTNIYAMYNGFMGPKTLDVGSYVNPSTSDKVGTFIVMDKVYAEFSIIEKDMPNVTLGQKVDVFAESYPNKSFSGTVDRISPIIEGRSRTMTIKVELDNKDGILKPGLFIRALIYTYDKKDAIVVPTSAMKKKDADVFVYIVTKEEPKKEVVEEKPKEKKRGLFGFMAGKKKEEPKKEPMVKEKEAQFGTVEVRKIKMGHTTPDLMEVDDGVKEDDLVIVEVQEEFKDKARVEISEVQET, from the coding sequence ATGGACATAAAAAATAAGAAGAAATTTCTTTTTATCGCGATTGTCGCGGTAGTGGCGGTGGTAATCCTGGTAAGGACGACCGGGAACATCCAGAAGGCGATATTCAAGAAAAAACCCAGCGCCGCCGGCAAGGTCCCCGCCGTAAGTTTCGAAGAGGAAGTTACGCCGGTAAAGGTCTATAAGGTCAGGCGCATGGATTTTAAAGATACGCTGCCGGCCATAGGAAACATAAAAGGTTTCAAAGAAGTCGATCTTCGCTTTCAGGCGGCGGGCGTTATAGAGAGCATGAACTTTGAGGAAGGCGAGAAGATCCAGGAAGGCGACATCATAGCGAGCGTTGTGCAGAAGGACGCGCTCTTAAAACTAAAATATGCTGAAGTTGAATTGAATAAAAATAAGAGGCTCTTCGAGATAGGGGCGATATCGCCCTTGAAGATGGAGCAGGCCAAGCTTGAATACGAATCCGCGAAATCGGATCTCGACAAGACAAATATATACGCGATGTACAACGGTTTTATGGGACCAAAGACTTTAGATGTCGGCAGTTACGTAAATCCCAGTACCAGCGATAAGGTCGGAACATTTATAGTTATGGATAAAGTATACGCCGAGTTCAGCATAATAGAGAAGGACATGCCTAATGTCACATTGGGCCAGAAAGTGGATGTATTCGCCGAATCCTATCCCAATAAATCTTTCAGCGGCACTGTCGACAGGATCTCTCCTATTATTGAGGGCCGTTCGCGCACGATGACTATAAAGGTAGAGCTTGATAATAAAGACGGAATCTTGAAACCCGGATTATTCATCAGGGCGCTCATCTATACGTATGACAAGAAGGACGCGATAGTGGTGCCGACATCCGCGATGAAGAAGAAGGACGCCGATGTCTTTGTTTACATCGTGACTAAGGAGGAGCCGAAGAAAGAGGTAGTTGAGGAGAAGCCGAAAGAGAAGAAGCGCGGGCTCTTCGGATTCATGGCCGGAAAGAAGAAGGAGGAGCCGAAGAAAGAGCCGATGGTGAAAGAGAAAGAGGCCCAGTTCGGCACCGTCGAAGTGAGAAAGATCAAGATGGGCCATACCACACCGGATCTTATGGAAGTCGACGACGGCGTGAAAGAGGACGATCTCGTGATAGTGGAGGTCCAGGAAGAATTTAAGGATAAAGCCCGGGTAGAGATATCAGAAGTGCAGGAGACGTAA
- a CDS encoding efflux RND transporter permease subunit: MSLPSFSINRPVTMLMIYTMLLLLGIVCMMQLPVELYPNISFGEISIIIEVRGGIPPTEVESMVTKLVEEGVGSVTHLEEMLSISKEGESTVVLSFTPGIAMEFAALEVREKFARVKNKLPKEIEKPIIAQFKRSDVPIVIISITSLKRTTEEIRKIVDENVREVIKRIPGVADAEVAGGRERKILIEADQRKMAAYNLSLDRIIAMIGANNLNLLSGDIERAKDKYLIRTIGLYRTVDDIKNIPVTALPDGTMVRLKDVASVLDSYLDPTGYARVNVRPVVSIYVQKESTANTIKVAQAIVAEVDRLRGILPKDLQLVITSNQADFIEKSIENLKVALLQGAGLIIIVLSYFMIKLSRKAMLLVTALLITILFIPTKFLYILLVVMVIAAIAIKKVRPVLIVSSAIPISIIITFIFMWMVKLSINFMTLFGLALGVGMLVDNAIVVFENIAHKHEKGISGIPAAIEGTEEVWVAILAGTLTHVSVFLPMIFVGQEIKLLYGGVAWTVTISLFISLFVAITVVPLLSSRTRFSIEDIPKGYGKANVVGFMKALYAAQRRGVIYVIRNIRNVYIIAFIAFLIALFGLGRLGMEFMGTTEQNKFTIFIELPTGAKLDATDSIVKKVEAIVKEIPEVKTFSARVEPWSSKVYVELVSLLRRKRSVAEVIESLRPKVEKFRPAFIYFEEEQEVGTKEVIVELFGYEYDTMREVAISMATRLGAVKGFTDTKIRMREGRPELGLRVDKKKAYIFDMTTTDIADAVHAQMRGLRATLFHTASSEVETIARLDEKYRKTFKDVHKLMFINKNDERIYLDQVADFKYGLGPSEIWRKNKTRMIQVSANIGKYPLSKAATLAKEAFGDLKLPDGYYYRIGGNYPTMMATQKQFKIIIWLIVVLIYLVLASLFESYHQPFIIMVSVPLALIGVTIALYVTGKSVGMGVLVGIMMLGGIVVNNAILLIDHANNLRRQKVNYLKAVIIASRDRLRPILMTTMTTLLGLLPMAVSTSEGSNLWSPLAITVGGGLTSSTILTLLIVPSVYIVSENAGIRIKELTGKIRIFKPRDKT; this comes from the coding sequence ATGAGCCTTCCGTCTTTTTCCATCAATAGACCTGTCACGATGCTGATGATCTATACGATGCTCCTTTTGTTGGGCATAGTATGCATGATGCAGCTGCCGGTGGAACTATATCCTAATATAAGTTTCGGCGAGATAAGCATAATAATCGAGGTGCGAGGCGGCATTCCGCCCACAGAAGTCGAATCGATGGTGACGAAACTCGTCGAGGAGGGCGTGGGCAGCGTAACGCATCTGGAAGAGATGCTTTCGATATCCAAAGAGGGCGAATCGACGGTTGTCCTGAGTTTCACGCCGGGAATAGCCATGGAGTTCGCCGCGCTCGAGGTTCGTGAAAAATTCGCCCGTGTCAAGAATAAGCTCCCCAAAGAGATAGAAAAACCGATCATAGCCCAGTTCAAACGCTCCGATGTCCCCATAGTTATCATTTCTATAACGAGCCTGAAGCGCACTACCGAAGAGATCCGGAAGATCGTGGACGAGAATGTGCGCGAGGTGATAAAACGCATACCCGGCGTAGCCGATGCGGAGGTCGCCGGCGGGAGAGAACGCAAGATCCTGATAGAGGCCGATCAAAGAAAGATGGCCGCGTATAATCTTTCGCTGGATCGTATCATCGCTATGATAGGCGCCAATAATCTGAACCTGCTATCCGGCGATATAGAGCGCGCTAAAGACAAGTATCTCATAAGAACGATCGGTCTTTACAGGACGGTAGATGATATAAAGAATATTCCTGTAACGGCCCTGCCCGACGGAACGATGGTACGCCTTAAGGATGTGGCAAGTGTGCTTGATTCTTACCTCGACCCTACAGGATACGCCCGCGTCAATGTGCGCCCCGTCGTATCGATATATGTGCAGAAGGAGTCGACCGCCAACACCATTAAGGTCGCACAAGCGATTGTAGCGGAAGTCGACCGCTTACGCGGGATATTGCCCAAGGACCTGCAGCTGGTAATAACGAGTAATCAGGCGGATTTTATAGAAAAATCCATCGAAAATCTTAAGGTGGCCCTTCTTCAGGGAGCCGGCCTTATTATAATAGTTCTCTCGTACTTCATGATAAAACTGAGCAGGAAAGCAATGCTGTTGGTAACAGCTCTTTTAATCACGATTCTTTTCATACCCACGAAATTCTTATATATACTCCTGGTGGTAATGGTAATAGCGGCGATCGCGATCAAGAAAGTGCGGCCGGTCCTGATAGTGAGCTCGGCGATTCCCATTTCCATTATCATCACTTTTATATTCATGTGGATGGTGAAGCTGTCGATAAACTTCATGACGCTCTTTGGCTTGGCGCTCGGGGTAGGTATGCTCGTCGATAACGCCATAGTCGTATTTGAAAATATAGCCCATAAACATGAAAAAGGCATAAGCGGGATCCCCGCGGCGATAGAGGGCACCGAAGAAGTATGGGTGGCGATACTTGCCGGCACGCTTACGCACGTCTCAGTATTCCTGCCGATGATCTTTGTGGGACAGGAAATAAAACTGCTTTACGGCGGCGTTGCCTGGACGGTGACGATCTCACTTTTTATATCGCTCTTCGTCGCTATCACGGTCGTGCCGCTCCTTTCCTCAAGAACACGCTTTTCGATCGAAGATATACCGAAAGGTTACGGAAAGGCCAATGTGGTTGGCTTCATGAAGGCGCTGTATGCCGCCCAGCGCAGGGGCGTTATTTACGTCATAAGGAATATAAGGAACGTATATATTATAGCGTTTATAGCATTTTTGATCGCACTCTTCGGCTTAGGCAGGCTCGGCATGGAATTCATGGGCACTACCGAACAGAACAAGTTCACCATATTCATAGAATTACCTACGGGGGCCAAGCTTGACGCTACCGATTCGATAGTTAAAAAAGTCGAAGCTATAGTCAAGGAAATCCCCGAAGTCAAAACGTTCTCGGCCCGCGTCGAGCCGTGGTCAAGCAAGGTCTATGTGGAGCTTGTAAGCCTTCTAAGGCGCAAGCGTTCCGTCGCCGAAGTCATTGAGTCCCTCCGTCCTAAGGTTGAAAAATTTAGGCCTGCGTTCATATACTTCGAGGAAGAGCAGGAGGTCGGCACAAAAGAGGTGATAGTGGAACTATTCGGTTACGAGTATGACACTATGCGTGAAGTGGCGATATCGATGGCGACGCGCCTCGGGGCCGTAAAAGGCTTCACAGATACCAAGATAAGGATGAGGGAAGGGCGCCCTGAGCTCGGGCTAAGGGTGGATAAAAAGAAGGCCTACATATTCGATATGACGACTACCGATATAGCCGATGCCGTGCATGCCCAGATGAGAGGATTGCGCGCGACACTTTTCCACACGGCATCGAGCGAGGTCGAGACCATAGCGCGGCTTGACGAGAAATACCGTAAAACGTTTAAAGATGTTCACAAGCTCATGTTCATAAATAAGAATGACGAAAGGATATATCTCGATCAGGTGGCTGATTTTAAATATGGCCTTGGCCCCAGCGAAATATGGCGCAAGAACAAGACCAGAATGATACAGGTGAGCGCCAATATAGGTAAATATCCGCTGAGTAAAGCCGCGACACTTGCCAAGGAGGCCTTCGGCGACTTGAAGCTTCCGGATGGTTATTATTACAGGATCGGCGGTAACTACCCTACTATGATGGCCACCCAGAAGCAGTTCAAGATAATAATCTGGCTGATAGTGGTACTTATATATCTGGTGCTGGCATCGCTCTTTGAGTCGTATCACCAGCCGTTCATAATAATGGTTTCGGTGCCGCTCGCGCTTATAGGTGTTACGATAGCGCTCTACGTGACCGGTAAATCAGTGGGGATGGGCGTCCTGGTGGGGATAATGATGCTCGGCGGCATCGTGGTCAATAACGCTATACTCCTGATCGATCACGCTAACAACCTGCGCAGGCAGAAAGTTAATTACCTGAAAGCGGTAATAATAGCGTCAAGAGACAGGCTCAGGCCGATACTTATGACCACAATGACCACGCTCCTGGGGTTACTGCCTATGGCTGTCAGCACCTCGGAAGGGTCTAACCTGTGGAGCCCGCTGGCCATAACAGTCGGAGGAGGCCTCACCAGCTCTACGATCCTTACGCTTCTTATAGTACCCAGCGTATACATTGTGTCTGAAAATGCGGGCATCCGTATAAAAGAACTAACGGGGAAGATCCGCATATTCAAGCCACGTGATAAGACATAA